The nucleotide sequence GGGCTCAACCTTGGGAACAAGTCAAGTCCCCAACAGTAAGCGGAGTGGTCCCTGCGTTTGCCTCTCAGCCAGAGCCAGTGGGCATCAGCCCATTTCGCAGATGAGGAGATGGCCACTCACATGCCCCAGGGCACGCTCAGACTCCcacagcttttgtttgtttgttttgtttttgttttttttaagacagggtcttaccctgttgccctggctgaagtgtagtggtgcaatcatggcttactgcagcctcaacccctgggctcaagcattcctcctgagtagctgggactacaggtgcatatgccaccacacttccacacttggctaactgtttgtattttggttttgttttttgagacagagtctcgcggtgtcaccccggctggagtgcaatggggcggtcttggctcactgcaaccttcgcctgctgggttgaagtgattctcctgcctcagcctcccaagtagctgggattacaggcatgtgccaccaagcctggctaatttttttctttttgaaacggagtctcactgtatcgtccagactggagtgcagtgccgtgatctcagctcactgcaaactccacctcccgggttcacgccattctcctcctgcctcagcctccccagtagctgggactacaggcgcccgccagcacacctggctaatttttttgtatttttaatagagatggggtttcactgtgttagccaggatggtctcgatctcctgacctcatgatccgcctgcctcggcctcccaaagtgctgggattactggggattactggcatgagcctaattttgtgtttttagtagagatggggtttcaccatgttggtcaggctggtctcgaactcctgacctcaggtgatccacctgcctcggcctcccaaagtgttgggattataggtgtgaaccaccacgccttgCCTAAATGTTTTAACaatgctttaaaaacattttcctttttttttttttttttttttgtagagatgggtcttgctatgttgacccatcctgggctcaagctgtcctcccacctcggccccttaaggtgctgagattacaagtgggagccaccatgcccggccccaacaGTCTTAAATCCTGGTCCTTTACTGTCCCCAGCCGAGCATGGAGGAATCCCTCTGCCTctagcccctctctgggcctgtcaCCACTGAGGTGAGGGTTTTGGGCATGGCAGCCTTAGCAGATCCCTGCAGCCTAAGCATGCTGTCAGGGCCACCCTCTGCTGGGTGCTGACCTCCTGAGGGTGGGTCTGGCCCCTACAGACCTGCAGAGGATGAGAGCTGTACCCTGGGGTGACCTTGTTTTGGGCCTGAGTGTGTTCTCAGCAGCCTAGGGAAGTAGCTCTGCTTCTGACGGCCTCCTGGGCGAATCTGTTCTAGGGCTGGAGGAAAAGCCAGACGGGGCCCTGGCTGCCCAGCCTCCACCTTCCCAGGCCCTGCTGACAGCAGGCTCGTTGCAGATGAGGACGATGTGCACAGATGCGGCCGCTGCCAGGCGGAGTTCACCGCCTTGGAGGATTTTGTTCAGCACAAGATTCAGAAGGCCTGCCAGCGGGCCCCTCAGGAGGCCCTGCCTGCCACTCCTGCCACCACAGCGTTGCTGGGCCAGGAGGTGAGCCGCCACCtaccctcccgtcccctcccgggttcacctgACAGGCGGGGGAGGTGGCCGCACTCCAGGATGGACCTGTGCAGCCGGTTCCGGGGCCCACGGGGGCGGGCAGAGGGCAGGCATCTGGCTGCGGCGTGGGAGGGTCTGGGTGTGTGAGCCTGTGGTGCTCCGGGGTGTCCTGGAGGCCTGCGGCGGAACAGCCTTCTCGGCAGCCTCTGGCTGCAGCCCGTGCTGTTGGGGGCTGGGATCTCTTCTTTCTTGGAGCCCGAGGGTCTCCTTTGGCTCTGGGTGCCATGGCAGCTTCTGTCTCTTTGGCTTATCTTCTGTCCTGTGCACACAGTCCCTAGGGACTTCACAAGTGCAGTGTGGCCCTGGGGGTCCCACCATCTCATCATCAAACGGCCACCTTTGCTGAGCCCCATGCCCGGCTTGGGCTGAGCGCACGGGCCTGTGAAGCCCGCACACGCCGCGGTGGGCGCTTGTCTGCATTGCACAGTCAGGAGAGCAGGCTCAGAGAGTGGTCGGTGGTCTCCGACCACCAGCGGGGCATGGCCCAGACGACGCTGGACCCTGTTCACCCCACTCGAGCCTGTGCTCTTTACCTGCCCCTCCCAGAGGTGCCCCCTCCTCCAAGAAGGCCTCTGGTTCACACCCCCAGGGCCCTCTGCTCAGACCGCTCTGCCGGAACTGATGGGCTGGGACTGCACTGTTGTTCCTGCAGGCTGGCTCAGCTTCCTGCCAGAGTTGCTGGTCCCTCCCTGCAGGTGCCCTGTGCTCCAGGTCCAGCCCATGTGGCCAGAGGCGTGAGAGTGACGGCGCTGACCCTGGCCATGGGTGAAGGGGCTGGTCTGGGACCTGTGGTCCTGTTGGGGAAGAGGAGAGCCCCCACCCCAGCCGTCCCAAGGACATGGACCCAGGCCTGAGCATCACAGGCCACACCTTCACAGCTTTACACTGGCAGAGCCCAGGCCTCTTCTCTGAGAACTAACTCTAGAGCATACAGACGAGTCCCCTCTGTTTTCTGCCCCCTTTGGCAGGTGGTGCCGGCAGCCCCAGGCCCAGAGGAGCCCATCACTGTGGCCCACATTGTAGTGGAGGCAGCCTCCCTGGCAGCAGACATCAGCCACGCACCTGACCTTGTTGGTAAGCCGACTGCCATGGATCACTGGCCTGACAGACCTTCGTGGTCGGGGCCAGAGGATGGGGCCTCTGCTGCCAGTATGCTCATCTCTCCTGAGACCAGGGCCTGGCTGGGAGGGGCCACGGCCTCGTGGGAGCTTTCCGAGGGCACAGCCTGCAGGAGGAGGGAGCGTTGGGCACTGGGCCTTCCTCAGGTGTCCATAGTGGCCGGGGGCACACCCAGGCACCAGGGACTCTTCGGGCTGTGCTCTCTCCCCCCAGCTTTCCCGGGTGGTCTCTGCCCTGTCCCTCCCAGAATTTTCCCCACTTCCTGCCACCCCCTGGTTCTTGCTCCCTGCCCGTAGACAGCAGCATCCACCAGGCACCCACCAGGATGGCCCGCTCGCCCGGCAGCAGCTCTGGAGGGCGGGTGCAGGGTGGACGGGCTCTGCCGCGTCTCCAGCTGAGCTCGGACTTGCTGCTGTGATGGCCTGCCCTCCCCAGTGCTCACTCTGGTGTGGGGGTGGTGACTGCTGCTCTGGTCCTCATGGGGCTTTTATGAGCGTGCAATGCCAGCCCTCTTTGATGGCTACTTTTTAAGTGAAGGCGTCTCCCTGATGTGCTGTGGGAGGGGCTGTTGTGAGGTCTGGATGGGCAAGCTCTCACTCATCGGGGACAGATGTGTGTGCAGGGGGGACATTCAGAGGCAGCCAGGGCCTGGGCAGGTTGAGGGAGCCAGGGActgctggggttgggggtgcGGCAGGGGCGACTGGCTGGGTGTGCAGACGTGAGGGAAGGAGCTGTCTGGGCCTAATGCTGTGGGAGGTTGGGGTGGAGCATGGCTGCTGCCTGGGGAGCCTGCTGGACCGGGGCCGACGCAGGCAGGGAGTGGGCAGCTGGACAGGAAGTAGGTTTGGGCACCAGGCGGAACCTGGCCTTTGGCAGCCCTTGGTACCTGCTGCGGCAGGAAGAGGGGGTGGGGGAGCCGTGGCAGAGGCCAGCCCCAGGCCTGGGAAGGGCACTAGTGAGCAGGCCGCTCTCCAGGAGGCAGCCGGGGCACGTGTCTCACCTCTGTGCTGCCTTTCCCTGGCATTCCTGCGACCAAGACACTCATCAGTGCCACTCAGAGCTCGGAATGTTCATGTGGGAGGTGGGGCGGGCTCTGGCCTTGACCTGGCGTTTGGATGGTGGCGTCATCTGGGAGCATGAACTCCCTAGGTTCTGGCGGGGTCTCTGGGCTGAGTCTCTGGCCACCCAGGCCCCTTTCCACCCACCTAACCTCTAGCAGCCCCCAGCCTTGGGCTCAGCACCCCTCCCTGTGCTTCAGGGACCCCTCTCGGCACCCCTGCCCCTCTGGCACCCCTGGGATTTTCCCCTTTGCGGGCATCCTGGGCACCCTGAGTGTGCCCTTGGCCAGTCAGCAGGCCTGGTGGGCTGAGTCCAGGGCTGCTAGCTCTCCTGTTGGCCTCCAGTGGAGATGGCACAGGGTCCTGCCTGCTGGTGGCCAAGGGCCGGGGCAGTGCCGGGTCCGGTCTTTGCGGGTGCAGGAGTGCGGTCCGCTGTATGCGCAGTTGGAGCCCACCTCCAGGCCCTCCTGCCTCTTCCGCGGAAAACGTTTGTGTCTCCTCTGTGGCCTGGCAGCAGCCATGTTCCCCCAGGTCCTCCCCACGAGGGGCCTCTGTCCTTTGGAAGATCACTCGTGGGGCGTCGAGCGTCTAAGCCAGGGCTCGGGCAGGAGAGGCTCTTAATTGTTTCTGAGTCACGGCGCTTTTGTTGTGTTTCAAGAGAACAGCTTGTCAAAACAAGACGCCAGCCGGTCTGAGGTGGTTTCTAAGAAGGAGCTTCACAGCTGTTTCCCACTTGTCATCTTTATGAGCAGAAAACGTGAAGTGTGTTTACAACCTGGCTTTGCACATTGTCAGATTTTCCCAGCACCCTCCAGAAGTGCAAAAGCCCGGCTTCCTCGCCCCAGGCTGTCCCGGGTGTCTGGAGAGCATTCACTCCCAGGCCAGGCCTGCCTGTCCCACTACAGCGGCCTGGCCCATCTCCCCTAATGGAGGAGTGGCCCCGGACGCATATCCTCCCTATGTTGGTGGGAGCAGTGGCAGGAGCCGTGGCAGCGAACAGAACAGGCGGCTGTCTCTTCACCCAGGGACCTTGTCACCAGGATTCGCATGTCCTGCTGGCTTTGGGGATGGGCCGTGTTCCATGGCGGGTCTCCCTGTGGACACATTTGGGGGCCCTGGAGCATCTCTGGGCAGCCTGACAGAGTCCGCAGATGTCTCTCCACCGCTCACTCTGACCTGGAGAGTTGATTGGGGCCTTGGCTGCTGCTCGGGCCTGTGTGTTGAGGGCTTGGTGCAGGTTGGGTCCAGGATGTGGCTTGGAGCAGCAGTTCCCCTCCCCTGGAGCCGGCGGTCTCTGGGTAGGGGCAGGTCTTGGGGCTTAGGCCGAGATGCCTCTCCTAGGTGGTGGGCACATCAAAGAGGTCATCGTGGGTGCTGAGGCGGAGCCGGGGGACAGTGAGATGGCCGAGGCCCCGGGCAGCCCCCACCAGCAGGGACTGGGGCTCGCAGGGGAGGGCGAGCCGGCCCAGGTGAAGCTACTGGTGAACAAGGATGGCCGCTATGTGTGTGCACTGTGCCACAAGACCTTCAAGACGGTGAGCCGGTGTGTGGGGAGCCAGTGTGTGGGCGGCAGGGTCCCTCCTGTTCCCCTAGGAGGGCCCTGAGCTGCCACGCCCTCCCCCACAGGGCAGCATCCTCAAGGCCCACATGGTCACTCACAGCAGCCGCAAGGACCACGAGTGCAAGCTCTGTGGGGCCTCCTTCCGCACCAAGGGCTCACTCATCCGGCACCACCGGCGGCATACGGGTGAGCTCGCTGCGCCTTGGGCTGGAGCCCTGTAGCACCCCGATGGCTGGCCCTGGGGTGCCCCAGCCTCGCATTCCCCAGCTTTGGGGGATGAGGCAGGGTCCCCTGCCTGTCTTCACCTTGTCACCTTGTTGCCAGCCTGCTGGGGCTGCCTGGGGCTGACTAGGTTCTCTCTGCAGACGAGCGCCCCTACAAGTGCTCCAAGTGTGGGAAGAGCTTCCGGGAGTCGGGCGCACTGACCCGGCACCTCAAGTCTCTCACCCCCTGCACGGAGAAAATCCGCTTCAGTGTGAGCAAGGATGTGGTTGTCAGCAAAGAGGATGCACCTGCAGGTCAGCATGATGCGGGCAGCTGCCTGGTCCCGGGGACTGGCTGTGGACCCAGCCACCACTGGGGTGTGTGAGGGAGCTTCACTCCCTCACTCTACTTTGAAGGGTCTGGAGCTGGAGCTGCCACCTTGGGGACAGTCACATCATCGGTGACAGGCGAGCCCATAGAGACTTCACCTGTGATTCACCTGGTGACAGATGCCAAGGGCACCGTCATCCACGAAGTCCACGTCCAGATGCAGGAGCTGCCCCTGGGCATGAAAACCCTGGCCCCGGAGGTGTGGGCGACGGGGGGCCCTGGAGGGCCGCTCTGTCTTCTGCCTGCTCGGTGCCAGTCTTTGTTCTGAGCACTGGCTCCGGGGGTCTGGGCCAGGCAGGCGAGGGCTGGAAGACCAGGGCCAGTGGGAGCACCATGGGGGTCTGAGGGTTTGCACAAGGCTCCTGGCATGGGTCTGCCCCATGGGGTGGGTGCTGGATGCCAGGCTGCCTGGCCagcctcctctctctgcctcccctgcAGCCCCCCGTCTCCCAGGAGCTCCCCTGCTCCAATGAGGGCAGCCGAGAGAACCTGCTGCACCAGGCCATGCAGAACTCCGGCATCGTCCTTGAGCGCACCGCTGGGGAGGAGGGCGCCCTGGAGCCAGCCCCTGCTGCTGGGTCcagtccccagcccctggcagagGCAGCCCCACAGCTGCCGGTACTGGAAGTGCAGCCGCTAGAGACAGTAGGTGCCAGCATCACCTGCAGGCTCCTCTCAGGGCTGGATCCCGGGGGCTGTCCCCATGCTGGCCTTTGTGGCCTTTGCACTCCCTGAAGTGGCTTTCTGCAGTGACTTCGTCCATTGATCTGTTTACTGCCTTCCCTGGGGCCACGAGGGAGCCTGCCAGGGTGGGGCCCATGGTTGTGTTCCTGGCACTGCCAGGGCACAGCCTGCCCCAGGTGCTGGAGGCCTTCCTGTGGTTCCCCAGCAGGTGGCCAGCGAGGCCTCAGCGGTGCCCAGGACCCACCCATGTCCTCAGTGCAGTGAGACCTTCCCGACAGCAGCCACCCTGGAGGCCCACAAGAGGGGCCACACCGGTGGGTGATGGGTGGGTGTGTGGCCCACAGCAGTGGATGGGCTATAGGTGACCGGGGTGCCTCTGGGTGTCCAGGGTGGGTCCATAGACAGCAGGGAGCCAGGGGAGCTGTGGGCAGGTGGCAGGTGGCCTGGAGGGCCTGCCGGTGATGGGCCTGGCCTGATGTGTGTGGCTGCAGGGCCGAGGCCGTTCGCCTGTGTGCAGTGTGGCAAGGCCTTCCCCAAGGCCTACCTGCTCAAGAAGCACCAGGAGGTGCACGTGCGTGAGCGCCGCTTCCGCTGTGGCGACTGCGGGAAGCTCTACAAGACCATCGCCCATGTGCGTGGCCACCGGCGCGTCCACTCAGACGAGCGGCCATACCCTTGTCCCGAGTGTGGCAAGCGCTACAAGACTAAGGTAGGCCTCTAGCCCCAGGACCCTGGCACCTGACCCCCCATCCTgctccctggccctggccccggtgcacccccttccctgcctccacCGTGCTCAGTCTTGACCCAGCCCCTCCCTTGGGCCAGAAGTGGGAGGGGAGAGCTGTAGTCTGTTGTGGCCCAGGTCAGGCTGGCACTGACAGGTGTCTCCACAGAACGCACAGCAGGTGCACTTCCGGACACATCTGGAGGAGAAGCCGCATGTGTGCCAGTTCTGCAGCCGTGGCTTCCGAGAGAAGGGCTCGCTGGTGCGGCACGTGCGACACCACACAGGCGAGAAGCCATTCAAGTGCTACAAATGCGGCCGTGGCTTTGCTGAGCACGGCACGCTGAACCGGCACCTGCGCACCAAAGGTCTGGGCCCGTGGAggcgggaggaggaggggagggggctggggctcGCCAAGCCCTGACTGAGTCCCCACCCGCAGGGGGCTGCCTGCTGGAGGTGGAGGAGTTGCTGGTGTCCGAGGAGAGCCCCGCGGCAGCCACCACCGTCCTCGCGGAGGACCCGCACACGGTGTTGGTGGAGTTCTCGTCCGTGGTAGCCGACACCCAGGAGTATATCATTGAGGTGGGTGTGGGGCCCTGAGGCCAGGATGGGACCCAGGGGCAACCAAAGCTGACCTCTATCCTTCTGCCCATCTGCCCAGGCCACTGCGGATGATGCGGAGACCAGTGAGGCCACGGAGATCATCGAGGGCACCCAGACGGAGGTGAGGGGTGGGGCGGGCGGGGGCAGGGAGGCTCCCTGGCGCAGCCGCTTTCGCTGAGCCGTGGCCCCGCAGGTGGACAGCCACATCATGAAGGTGGTGCAGCAGATTGTGCACCAGGCCAGCGCCGGCCACCAGATCATTGTGCAGAATGTCACCATGGATGAGGAGACAGCGCTGGGCCCAGAGGCGGCTGCTGCCGACACCATCACCATCGCAACCCCCGAGAGCCTGACAGAACAGGTGGCCATGACACTGGCCTCAGCCATCAGCGAGGGCACTGTGCTTGCCACCCGGGCAGGGGCGAGTGGCACTGAACAGGCCACTGTGACCATGGTGTCATCAGAGGACATCGAGATCCTGGAGCATGCAGGCGAGCTGGTCATCTCCTCGCCAGAGGGCCAGCTGGAGGTGCAGACGGTCATCGTCTAGCATGAGGTCTGCGGGGTCCTGGCCGGGCAGGGACAGGGCAGAGGACCTGAGCGCCCCGCCCACGCCTGCCTGGCAGAGAAGAAGGCACAGAATGGAGGCGCCCCAAGATGGGCAGTGTACATAAGAGTTTCTTGTTGCTTTCCAATAAAACATGAGAACCTGCAGCTTGTGATGTTGCGGCAGTGGCAGCCTCCATGGATGGTGCCACCACCTTTGCCCAGGTCCCGGCAGCAGCACCTGCCTCCCAGGCCACCCCTAGACTCACGTGCCTGGCCGCCCTGCCCAGGGGCTCCCGCCAGCCCTGGCGGCGCCTTGGTGGCGCGTGGGTGTCATTGGCATGTTGACCAACAgcctcctgccctgcccagctGGAGGTGTGCCCCCAGCTGCACTGCCTGAGGCCTGTGGGTAGGTGGGAGGACCAGGGACGGGGACAGGGATATCTGGGAGCCTTGGCCTCCACCACAGGGTGAGCAGGTGGAGCAGCAGGAGATGCTGGGCAAGGAGTGTGGCTGGGCCTTCCTGTGCTGCCTTCCTTTCCCTGAAGGGATTCTGCTCAGGGAGAGAGTCTAGGCGACCTAGTTTCTAGGGGTGGGGACAAGAACAGCCTCACCGGGATGTGGCTGACCGTCTACCTCCATCCTAGGGGGCTGGCAGGGGCTTCTGGGACGGTTTTGGGACAGGCCTGGGGCACCAGAAGGGGCTCAGGCAGGTCTCCCACCCCTTACCCTGGGGGTCTCCACGGGAATGAAAGCCAAGAATTCATCAGGCACCCAGCTCGGTCGAGGGGGCGGGACCCAGCGCAGCTCGGCCCCTCCCTGGACCAGGACCTCAAATACCGGCCCCTGTCCTGGTGCCAGAGCTGCTGCTGGAGGGAGTCAGTGCAGTCCTGTGTCGGACACGCCCGCAGCCTGGACCCGGGATCCCCATTTCCCTAGAACCCCTGAGCCTCGGGCCTCCGCACCCACATCCAAGGTGAGTCTCTCCGCTGGCTGTGCTGGGGCTGGATGGGTCGGACCCTCTATTCCGGCTGCAGCTTCCCGCGCAGTGAGAAGGCAGCGGTCCCTGAGAGACCAGCAGTGCCCTGGGAGCCTGCAGAGCGCAGGGGCGGATTCTGCGTCGCACTGGCCGTCACGGGGCGGCCGCGGAGGAGAGGGGTGGGTCGGTGGGTCTGACAACAGGTCTGCGTAGGCGGCAGCTTCTGTCCCTCCCAGCCCCTCGCTCCGCGCAATGAGCGGGCCCCGGGCCCTGCTGGCCGCGCTCTGGGCGCTGGAAGCCGCCAGGGCCACGGCGCTTCGCATCGGAGCCTTCAACATCCAGAGCTTCGGCGACAGCAAAGTGTCGGACCCGGCTTGCGGCAGCATCATCGCGAAGGTGGGGCCCcggccggggcggggcggggcggcgtTTGGGGGTGCTGACCGCGCTGACCCCGCACCCGCGACTCCTCCCCAGATCCTGGCGGGTTATGACCTCGCGCTGGTGCAGGAGGTGCGAGACCCAGACCTCAGCGCCGTGTCCACGCTCATGGAGCAGATCAACAGGTGTGGTGGGCAGGGCCCCTCGTCTCGACCCCCGACCGGGATCTCGCCCCGGCATGGCGCCCTGACCCTGAGCGGGCCCCTGTCTCTGCAGGGTGTCCGAGCACGAGTACAGCTTTGTGAGCAGCCAGCCCCTGGGCCGGGACCAGTATAAGGAGATGTACCTGTTTGTGTACAGGTGAGGGGCGGACCGCAGTGAGGGGCGCGCGGGGCCGCAGGTGGGAGGCTCAGCGCGTCCCCCCCATCTCCTAGGAAGGACGCGGTGTCTGTCGTGGACACATACCAGTACCCGGACCCCGAGGACGTCTTCAGCCGCGAGCCCTTCGTGGTCAAGTTCTCGGCCCCCGGCTCAGGTGAGcgggccccgcccctcccctgcCGCCGGCCCGCCCCTCCCCTGCCGCCGGGACCTGACGCCCGACCCCTTCCGGCAACAGCGCAGAAGCTGGTGCTGATCCCGCTGCACGCGGCGCCACATCAAGCCGTGGCGGAGATCGACGCGCTCTACGACGTGTATCTGGACGTGATTGACAAGTGGGGCACCGACGTAAGCCCACCCCTCGGTCCCGGGGTCCCTGCAGGCGCGCCCCGGAGGTCTGGGCCATGAGGGCGGGACCTCGACGGCTCCTGGGGCGGCTCAGACTCGGCTCCGCGGCGCCCGCAGGACATGCTGTTCCTGGGGGACTTCAACGCCGACTGCAGCTATGTGCGGGCGCAGGACTGGGCTGCCATCCGCCTGAGAAGCAGTGAGGTCTTCAAGTGGCTCATCCCTGACAGCGCCGACACCACGGTGGGTAACTCAGATTGCGCCTACGACCGCATCGTGGCCTGCGGCGCCCGCCTGCGCCGAAGCCTGAAGCCCCAGTCGGCCACTGTGCACGACTTCCAGGAGGAATTCGGCCTGGACCAGACTCAGGCGAGTGGGCCGTGGGGCGGCGCTGGTCCTGGGTCCCCATAGCCCGGGCGCACGCAGGCAGCAGGGAGGGGCCAGCACCCAAGGGGGGGCCACCTCAGCTCCCCTCCTTGCACCAGGGATCATTTCCAAGGACCCTGAGAGCCTGGCCCACCCCATGTGGAGCTCCGGGCAGGCAGGGTACCTTGCCTTTCCCTCAAAGGGCCAATGGTGACACCCTCtgccctggcccctgccccacCGCAGGCAGCAGCAAGGGTGGGCACCTAGGCCTCACCGCCCCTTCCTGCAGAGGCAGTGGCTTGTGGACACCCAGTGGGCCCATCCCGGTGGCTGGGGTCCACTTTCCCCTGaggctctttctctttccccaggCTCTCGCCATCAGCGACCACTTTCCGGTGGAGGTGACCCTCAAGTCCCACAGATGACTCGAGGCCTGGCTGGGGCATGCCACCTGCAGACCCTGGCCCTGAGGAATGGCCCCACAGTGGCCCCTTCAGGGTAGCAGCCACCCTTCAGTGAGGCCCCAAGGCAGAGTCGGCTGGGCGTGGACCAGGGGCCATGGACACGTAATGGGCTGCCCTGCAACTCCATTCCCCATCTGTGAGACGGGCTGCATCCAGCGACCTCAGGGGGTGTTGTGAGCCCCATGAGGGGCACAGAGGGCACTGCCTGGCAAATGTCTGCTCAATAAATGAGCCGCTCCCAGCCGGGCCCCACAGCTTGGCTCCCAGGCCTCTGTCCTTCCTAGGGACCTAGCCTCAGCTCCTCAGGGGCAGCTCCGCTTCCCTGAGGAAATGCAGCTCAGGGAGGCAGGCTCTGGGCCATGTCCTGGGCTGCCCATCCCGTGTCCTGGTGGGACTTGGCCACCCCCAGAGCCTGTTTGCTCCAGAAGGCAGCTCAGGGACCCTCCTTGCTTATCCTCTGTGCAAACTACAAATGCTCTCAGGAGCCTGTACTGTGAGCACAGCTGGGACAGGGATGGCGCCGacacatcagcctcctgggccctTGGGGGGTCTCAGAATAGCTCTCCCCAGGCCCACCCCGCAGCCCCCATTCCAGGGCCCTGCGGGGAGCCCCCAGGCACTTGTCTCAGGGGCCCGGTCTCACCCAGCACTGCAAGGGGAGACTGGCCCCAGTCAGTAAGCAGTCCTGGAGCTTTTGGGGAGCCTGAGAGCAGTAGGTGGGCTGGACTCCTCCCTGCCGAGGTAGGTGGCTTGGGACTAAGGTCCCGTGCAAAGAACTGCACAGCTTGCTATGGCTCAGCCCTTCAAGTTTGCTGCCCTGTGCCCTGGGCAAGGCCACCACATTAGGACTGGGAACAGGCAGGCCCATGGGTCCACTGGGTCACTGACGGGGGCCCGATGAGGTTTCTGGTTTTTGAAACATCACATCTTAGCAAGGTGTGGGAACTTGGTCTGAATTGCATGGGAGGAAAAACCTTTTTTTCAAGGATTTGGATGAGTTTGGTTCTTGCAAAATCCTTCTTAAGGGGCATTTGGAACCCTGGCAGCACAGCTGCTCC is from Macaca fascicularis isolate 582-1 chromosome 20, T2T-MFA8v1.1 and encodes:
- the E4F1 gene encoding transcription factor E4F1 isoform X4 — encoded protein: MEGAMAVRVTAAHTAEAPAEAGREAGEGAVAAVAAALAPSGFLGLPAPFSEEDEDDVHRCGRCQAEFTALEDFVQHKIQKACQRAPQEALPATPATTALLGQEVVPAAPGPEEPITVAHIVVEAASLAADISHAPDLVGGGHIKEVIVGAEAEPGDSEMAEAPGSPHQQGLGLAGEGEPAQVKLLVNKDGRYVCALCHKTFKTGSILKAHMVTHSSRKDHECKLCGASFRTKGSLIRHHRRHTDERPYKCSKCGKSFRESGALTRHLKSLTPCTEKIRFSVSKDVVVSKEDAPAGSGAGAATLGTVTSSVTGEPIETSPVIHLVTDAKGTVIHEVHVQMQELPLGMKTLAPEPPVSQELPCSNEGSRENLLHQAMQNSGIVLERTAGEEGALEPAPAAGSSPQPLAEAAPQLPVLEVQPLETQVASEASAVPRTHPCPQCSETFPTAATLEAHKRGHTGPRPFACVQCGKAFPKAYLLKKHQEVHVRERRFRCGDCGKLYKTIAHVRGHRRVHSDERPYPCPECGKRYKTKNAQQVHFRTHLEEKPHVCQFCSRGFREKGSLVRHVRHHTGEKPFKCYKCGRGFAEHGTLNRHLRTKGGCLLEVEELLVSEESPAAATTVLAEDPHTVLVEFSSVVADTQEYIIEATADDAETSEATEIIEGTQTEVDSHIMKVVQQIVHQASAGHQIIVQNVTMDEETALGPEAAAADTITIATPESLTEQVAMTLASAISEGTVLATRAGASGTEQATVTMVSSEDIEILEHAGELVISSPEGQLEVQTVIV
- the E4F1 gene encoding transcription factor E4F1 isoform X3, coding for MEGAMAVRVTAAHTAEAPAEAGREAGEGAVAAVAAALAPSGFLGLPAPFSEEGNRADPEGAAGVGARMARAAGMTDPPRPRHLADLAGPSQPSTRPPDEDDVHRCGRCQAEFTALEDFVQHKIQKACQRAPQEALPATPATTALLGQEVVPAAPGPEEPITVAHIVVEAASLAADISHAPDLVGGGHIKEVIVGAEAEPGDSEMAEAPGSPHQQGLGLAGEGEPAQVKLLVNKDGRYVCALCHKTFKTGSILKAHMVTHSSRKDHECKLCGASFRTKGSLIRHHRRHTDERPYKCSKCGKSFRESGALTRHLKSLTPCTEKIRFSVSKDVVVSKEDAPAGSGAGAATLGTVTSSVTGEPIETSPVIHLVTDAKGTVIHEVHVQMQELPLGMKTLAPEPPVSQELPCSNEGSRENLLHQAMQNSGIVLERTAGEEGALEPAPAAGSSPQPLAEAAPQLPVLEVQPLETQVASEASAVPRTHPCPQCSETFPTAATLEAHKRGHTGPRPFACVQCGKAFPKAYLLKKHQEVHVRERRFRCGDCGKLYKTIAHVRGHRRVHSDERPYPCPECGKRYKTKNAQQVHFRTHLEEKPHVCQFCSRGFREKGSLVRHVRHHTGEKPFKCYKCGRGFAEHGTLNRHLRTKGGCLLEVEELLVSEESPAAATTVLAEDPHTVLVEFSSVVADTQEYIIEATADDAETSEATEIIEGTQTEVDSHIMKVVQQIVHQASAGHQIIVQNVTMDEETALGPEAAAADTITIATPESLTEQVAMTLASAISEGTVLATRAGASGTEQATVTMVSSEDIEILEHAGELVISSPEGQLEVQTVIV
- the E4F1 gene encoding transcription factor E4F1 isoform X10 produces the protein MEGAMAVRVTAAHTAEAPAEAGREAGEGAVAAVAAALAPSGFLGLPAPFSEEDEDDVHRCGRCQAEFTALEDFVQHKIQKACQRAPQEALPATPATTALLGQEVVPAAPGPEEPITVAHIVVEAASLAADISHAPDLVGGGHIKEVIVGAEAEPGDSEMAEAPGSPHQQGLGLAGEGEPAQVKLLVNKDGRYVCALCHKTFKTGSILKAHMVTHSSRKDHECKLCGASFRTKGSLIRHHRRHTDERPYKCSKCGKSFRESGALTRHLKSLTPCTEKIRFSVSKDVVVSKEDAPAGSGAGAATLGTVTSSVTGEPIETSPVIHLVTDAKGTVIHEVHVQMQELPLGMKTLAPEPPVSQELPCSNEGSRENLLHQAMQNSGIVLERTAGEEGALEPAPAAGSSPQPLAEAAPQLPVLEVQPLETQVASEASAVPRTHPCPQCSETFPTAATLEAHKRGHTGPRPFACVQCGKAFPKAYLLKKHQEVHVRERRFRCGDCGKLYKTIAHVRGHRRVHSDERPYPCPECGKRYKTKNAQQVHFRTHLEEKPHVCQFCSRGFREKGSLVRHVRHHTGEKPFKCYKCGRGFAEHGTLNRHLRTKGGCLLEVEELLVSEESPAAATTVLAEDPHTVPLRMMRRPVRPRRSSRAPRRRWTATS
- the E4F1 gene encoding transcription factor E4F1 isoform X6, whose amino-acid sequence is MPLLGGGHIKEVIVGAEAEPGDSEMAEAPGSPHQQGLGLAGEGEPAQVKLLVNKDGRYVCALCHKTFKTGSILKAHMVTHSSRKDHECKLCGASFRTKGSLIRHHRRHTDERPYKCSKCGKSFRESGALTRHLKSLTPCTEKIRFSVSKDVVVSKEDAPAGSGAGAATLGTVTSSVTGEPIETSPVIHLVTDAKGTVIHEVHVQMQELPLGMKTLAPEPPVSQELPCSNEGSRENLLHQAMQNSGIVLERTAGEEGALEPAPAAGSSPQPLAEAAPQLPVLEVQPLETQVASEASAVPRTHPCPQCSETFPTAATLEAHKRGHTGPRPFACVQCGKAFPKAYLLKKHQEVHVRERRFRCGDCGKLYKTIAHVRGHRRVHSDERPYPCPECGKRYKTKNAQQVHFRTHLEEKPHVCQFCSRGFREKGSLVRHVRHHTGEKPFKCYKCGRGFAEHGTLNRHLRTKGGCLLEVEELLVSEESPAAATTVLAEDPHTVLVEFSSVVADTQEYIIEATADDAETSEATEIIEGTQTEVDSHIMKVVQQIVHQASAGHQIIVQNVTMDEETALGPEAAAADTITIATPESLTEQVAMTLASAISEGTVLATRAGASGTEQATVTMVSSEDIEILEHAGELVISSPEGQLEVQTVIV